The Listeria monocytogenes genome window below encodes:
- a CDS encoding tyrosine phosphatase family protein, with translation MANYINKEKRQIDFDPFDLRIIAVPEVVAVQFKPRSEHTLLIRIADVGATYQPLKHESLFEAILPVHFNDINEEDDYWGLSDKEQAEMKLFNEVHRDLIYDFVDEHPDFTQIVVHCHAGVSRSSAVAMGIAEHLGDTDTYEKLQVIKRYLPNPRVLAIMRGEAYL, from the coding sequence ATGGCGAATTATATTAATAAAGAAAAGCGCCAAATTGATTTTGATCCATTTGATTTACGGATAATTGCCGTACCAGAAGTAGTAGCGGTGCAGTTTAAGCCGCGCTCAGAGCATACTTTACTTATTCGTATTGCGGATGTCGGCGCAACCTATCAGCCACTCAAGCACGAATCACTTTTTGAAGCTATTTTGCCCGTTCACTTTAATGATATTAACGAAGAAGATGATTACTGGGGGCTTAGTGACAAAGAGCAAGCGGAGATGAAACTATTTAACGAGGTGCACCGCGATTTGATTTATGATTTTGTGGATGAGCACCCAGATTTTACGCAGATTGTTGTCCATTGTCACGCTGGGGTCAGTCGAAGTAGCGCGGTTGCTATGGGTATTGCGGAACATTTAGGAGATACGGACACGTACGAAAAACTTCAAGTGATAAAACGATACTTACCAAATCCGCGGGTTCTTGCGATTATGCGGGGCGAAGCGTATTTATAA
- the gorA gene encoding glutathione-disulfide reductase: MEKHYDYIAIGGGSGGIASINRAAMHGAKCALIEPKFLGGTCVNVGCVPKKVMWYGAQMKEAMDLYADAYGYQVDASFNFQKLVENREAYIERIRGSYKNGLDNNKVEWIKGYAEFVDEKTLRVNGELVTADHILIATGGEPALPSIPGAEFGITSDGFFALKELPKKVAVIGAGYIAVELAGVLQQLGSETHLFVRKHAPLRNFDPLLTDTLTEIIEQSDMTLHKHAVPQKVEKNPDGSLTLSLEDGRTETVDTLIWAIGRKPVTKGLQIEKAGVELLESGHIAVDKFQNTNVDGIYAVGDVTGHYELTPVAIAAGRRLSERLFNNKKDAHLNYENIPTVVFSHPAIGTVGLTEPEAIEKYGKENIKVYTSSFTSMYTAITNHREPCRMKLICEGKTERVIGLHGIGYGVDEMIQGFAVAINMGATKADFDNTVAIHPTGSEEFVTMK; this comes from the coding sequence ATGGAAAAGCATTATGATTATATTGCGATTGGCGGCGGAAGTGGCGGAATTGCTTCGATTAATCGCGCAGCCATGCACGGAGCAAAATGTGCATTAATTGAACCAAAATTTTTAGGTGGAACATGTGTAAATGTTGGTTGTGTTCCAAAAAAAGTCATGTGGTATGGCGCACAAATGAAAGAAGCGATGGATTTATACGCAGATGCTTATGGGTACCAAGTGGACGCGAGCTTTAACTTCCAAAAACTAGTCGAAAATCGAGAAGCCTACATTGAACGGATTCGTGGTTCCTACAAAAATGGGCTGGATAATAATAAAGTAGAATGGATTAAAGGTTATGCCGAATTTGTCGATGAAAAAACATTACGTGTAAACGGCGAACTAGTAACCGCAGATCATATTTTAATTGCAACAGGCGGCGAACCAGCGCTTCCTTCCATTCCAGGAGCAGAATTCGGAATCACATCAGATGGTTTTTTTGCATTAAAGGAACTTCCGAAAAAAGTAGCGGTTATTGGTGCGGGCTATATTGCGGTTGAGCTTGCTGGCGTATTACAACAACTTGGATCTGAAACGCATTTATTCGTACGTAAACATGCACCACTCCGAAATTTCGATCCACTTTTAACAGACACACTAACCGAAATTATTGAGCAATCGGATATGACGTTGCATAAGCACGCTGTTCCGCAAAAAGTTGAAAAAAATCCAGATGGTAGCTTGACATTGAGCTTGGAAGATGGCCGCACAGAAACGGTGGATACACTTATTTGGGCGATTGGACGTAAACCGGTCACCAAAGGTCTTCAAATCGAAAAAGCAGGCGTAGAACTCTTAGAAAGCGGGCATATCGCTGTAGATAAATTCCAAAATACCAATGTGGATGGGATTTATGCAGTTGGCGATGTAACGGGTCATTATGAATTAACCCCTGTCGCAATTGCAGCGGGCCGCCGTTTATCAGAACGCCTTTTCAATAACAAAAAAGATGCGCATTTGAACTACGAAAACATTCCAACTGTTGTTTTTAGCCATCCAGCTATCGGAACGGTCGGTTTAACAGAACCAGAAGCAATCGAAAAATATGGCAAAGAAAATATCAAAGTGTACACTTCAAGCTTTACCTCAATGTACACAGCCATCACAAACCACCGCGAACCTTGCCGAATGAAATTAATTTGCGAAGGGAAAACAGAGCGTGTCATCGGCTTGCACGGAATTGGTTATGGTGTAGATGAAATGATTCAAGGATTCGCCGTTGCAATTAATATGGGCGCAACAAAAGCCGATTTTGACAATACAGTCGCTATCCACCCAACAGGATCTGAAGAATTTGTTACAATGAAATAG
- a CDS encoding OsmC family protein: MDLVKNGKVLELVHPSGNWTLIKEEGFSPVQITVAAVAACSGYVYQTLLEKKRIDINDLSIHIDYEQDQESAVHVLTKINVTFTVDLVDKSNEAKAEKAVHLVKDACPVAKSLDPSIEINEIVVFK, from the coding sequence ATGGATTTAGTGAAAAATGGGAAAGTATTAGAACTTGTACATCCAAGTGGAAACTGGACATTAATTAAAGAAGAAGGTTTTTCTCCAGTTCAAATAACTGTTGCGGCGGTTGCTGCTTGTAGCGGATATGTCTATCAAACGTTACTTGAGAAAAAAAGAATTGATATAAATGATTTAAGCATTCATATAGATTATGAGCAAGATCAAGAAAGTGCTGTGCATGTTTTGACGAAAATTAATGTTACTTTTACGGTGGATTTAGTGGATAAAAGCAATGAAGCGAAAGCCGAAAAAGCCGTCCATTTAGTGAAAGACGCCTGCCCGGTTGCGAAAAGTTTAGATCCGTCGATTGAAATTAATGAGATTGTTGTTTTTAAATAA
- the celB gene encoding PTS cellobiose transporter subunit IIC encodes MNKFMELLGEKLMPLAAKLGENRYLTTLRDAFMLAFPLTMFGSIAVVLMNLPFWSDETKAVLQLYLGNAQSATMSIMTVFVVFGIGYSLSKYYKVEAIYGGAVALASFLILTPFFFNSPDGELITGALSLDRLGAKGMFIGMITGFIAAELYRFFVQRDWTIKMPAGVPPAVAKSFAALIPAILTLSIFLAINVIVQFFFHTNLHDVVYTVIQKPLVGLGSGIVPTLIALFFVQVLWFFGLHGQIIVNSVMDPIWNTLMLENLDAYKAGLPLPHIITKPFMEVFTVGMGGSGMTLAVVIALAFLMKSKQSKEIGRLALGPGIFNVNEPALFGMPIVLNATILIPWIIAPLIVTTLNYFVMAAGIVPAPTGVAVPWTVPIVINGILATNSWLGGALQVVDFFIVLLIWYPFLKLVDRTNIARESEAAIK; translated from the coding sequence GTGAATAAGTTTATGGAGTTACTTGGGGAAAAGTTAATGCCTCTTGCTGCAAAACTAGGAGAGAATAGGTACTTAACCACTTTAAGAGATGCATTCATGTTGGCATTTCCGCTAACAATGTTTGGTTCGATTGCGGTGGTTTTAATGAATCTACCATTTTGGAGTGATGAAACGAAGGCAGTTTTACAGTTGTATCTCGGGAATGCCCAAAGCGCCACGATGAGTATTATGACTGTCTTTGTTGTTTTTGGAATTGGATATTCACTATCTAAATATTATAAAGTTGAAGCAATTTATGGAGGGGCAGTTGCCCTTGCTAGCTTCTTGATTTTAACGCCATTTTTCTTTAATAGTCCTGATGGAGAGCTTATTACCGGAGCGCTTTCGTTAGATCGACTTGGGGCAAAAGGAATGTTTATCGGAATGATTACTGGTTTTATTGCTGCAGAATTATATCGATTTTTTGTTCAACGGGATTGGACAATCAAAATGCCTGCAGGAGTTCCACCTGCTGTAGCTAAATCATTTGCAGCACTTATTCCCGCTATCTTAACATTAAGTATTTTTTTAGCAATTAATGTTATAGTACAATTCTTCTTCCATACAAACTTACATGATGTTGTTTATACTGTTATTCAAAAGCCTTTAGTGGGGCTGGGTTCAGGAATTGTTCCAACACTAATCGCTTTATTTTTTGTCCAAGTATTATGGTTTTTCGGCCTGCATGGTCAAATTATCGTCAACTCGGTAATGGACCCGATTTGGAATACGTTAATGCTTGAAAATTTAGATGCCTATAAAGCTGGACTCCCATTGCCGCATATTATTACGAAACCATTTATGGAAGTCTTTACTGTTGGTATGGGCGGATCTGGAATGACTTTAGCAGTCGTTATTGCGCTAGCATTCTTAATGAAGAGTAAGCAAAGTAAAGAAATTGGCCGATTAGCACTTGGACCTGGAATTTTTAACGTTAATGAGCCAGCACTTTTTGGTATGCCAATTGTATTGAATGCTACGATTTTAATTCCATGGATTATTGCACCTTTGATTGTAACTACCCTGAATTATTTCGTAATGGCAGCTGGTATTGTTCCTGCTCCAACCGGGGTTGCTGTTCCTTGGACGGTGCCCATTGTAATCAATGGAATTCTCGCAACCAACTCATGGCTAGGTGGGGCGCTACAAGTAGTCGATTTCTTCATCGTTCTCCTTATTTGGTACCCATTCTTAAAACTAGTCGATCGTACAAATATTGCGAGAGAATCAGAGGCGGCTATCAAATAA
- a CDS encoding iron chaperone → MDNKLEFTTIDEYITQAPPETKEVLQKIRETIKAAAPEATEKISYQMPTFYLEGNLVHFAVAKNHYGFYPASSGIAAFESQLGNYKHSKGAVQFPIKEEVPYELIKEMTLFRLAENKQKAAEKLAKKKKK, encoded by the coding sequence ATGGATAATAAACTAGAATTTACAACGATTGATGAATATATTACCCAAGCGCCACCGGAAACAAAAGAAGTGCTGCAAAAAATCAGAGAAACGATTAAAGCTGCTGCACCGGAAGCAACAGAGAAAATAAGTTATCAAATGCCGACTTTTTATTTGGAAGGGAATCTGGTGCACTTCGCTGTTGCAAAAAATCATTACGGGTTTTATCCAGCTTCTAGTGGCATTGCGGCGTTTGAATCTCAGCTTGGAAATTACAAGCATTCCAAAGGTGCTGTACAGTTTCCAATCAAAGAAGAAGTCCCTTATGAGTTAATTAAAGAAATGACACTTTTCCGACTAGCAGAAAATAAGCAAAAAGCAGCAGAAAAGCTAGCAAAAAAGAAGAAAAAATAA
- a CDS encoding YdeI/OmpD-associated family protein produces MAEKTIVEKLQLTKYKEAVILNQPDGADYFQNLANYEEKLADKQYDLIFAFVETLEELITFVQKVIVENKLAANGYLFFAYPKKGNKKFTTYVHRDELMPALKTDEEGYVDGSTLKFTRMVALDETYTVVGLKEAAKLKAKGVKKNNPSADEYADYVPLVAEFLADKDDLQAFYNNLATGYQRVWARYIYSAKQPATQEKRRLEMIDILSQGYKTKDLYRQGKK; encoded by the coding sequence ATGGCAGAGAAAACAATAGTAGAAAAATTACAACTGACTAAATATAAAGAAGCAGTCATCCTAAATCAACCAGATGGAGCGGATTATTTCCAAAATCTAGCAAATTACGAAGAAAAACTAGCAGACAAACAATACGATTTAATTTTTGCTTTTGTTGAAACGCTAGAAGAATTAATTACGTTCGTGCAAAAAGTTATTGTTGAAAATAAACTTGCTGCGAATGGTTATTTATTTTTCGCCTACCCCAAAAAAGGCAATAAAAAGTTCACTACATATGTACACCGCGATGAACTCATGCCAGCGCTAAAAACCGATGAAGAAGGCTACGTGGACGGTAGCACTCTCAAATTCACGCGAATGGTCGCGCTCGATGAAACATACACGGTTGTTGGACTAAAAGAAGCAGCAAAACTAAAAGCAAAGGGCGTTAAGAAAAACAATCCTTCCGCAGATGAATACGCCGATTATGTCCCTCTTGTCGCCGAATTTTTAGCAGACAAAGATGATTTACAAGCCTTCTATAATAACTTAGCAACGGGATACCAGCGTGTTTGGGCGCGCTATATTTACTCTGCCAAACAACCAGCGACACAAGAAAAAAGACGTTTAGAAATGATTGATATTTTAAGTCAAGGTTATAAAACAAAAGATCTTTACCGCCAAGGGAAAAAATAA
- a CDS encoding GntR family transcriptional regulator → MVKYELIAADIREKINNGTYPPESILPDQVSLCKAYDCSRMTIKKAFDVLALEGLVYRQRGAGTFVMKNALANKQDASLRDYDGLTKMMGDNRISSKIIAFDIAFPDEKTQEQLLIKADQPVYKLIRLRLLDGAPYVLEHTTMPADLVPGLTREILHHSIYAYLQDTLGLVLSGAFRKINADKPSEYDQEYLACGKHDPVLEVEQVVYLKDGRPVEYSRSRHRYDTRSFIMVDHREK, encoded by the coding sequence TTGGTTAAGTATGAATTGATTGCAGCAGATATCCGCGAAAAAATAAACAATGGTACTTACCCACCAGAATCCATTCTTCCTGATCAAGTAAGCTTATGTAAAGCCTATGACTGTAGCAGAATGACAATAAAAAAAGCCTTTGACGTTTTAGCGCTTGAAGGACTTGTTTACCGACAACGGGGTGCAGGAACTTTTGTGATGAAAAATGCCTTAGCTAATAAGCAAGACGCGAGTTTACGGGATTATGACGGTTTGACAAAAATGATGGGAGATAATCGAATCTCAAGTAAAATTATTGCATTCGATATTGCTTTCCCAGATGAAAAAACACAAGAACAACTTTTAATAAAAGCAGACCAGCCGGTGTACAAATTGATTCGGTTACGGCTCTTGGACGGCGCACCATATGTGTTAGAGCATACAACGATGCCGGCAGATTTAGTTCCTGGTTTAACAAGAGAAATTTTACATCATTCGATTTATGCATACTTACAAGACACATTAGGACTCGTGCTAAGCGGCGCCTTTCGGAAAATTAATGCCGATAAGCCATCTGAGTATGACCAAGAATATTTAGCATGCGGAAAACATGATCCAGTGTTAGAAGTGGAGCAAGTTGTGTATTTGAAAGATGGTAGACCAGTGGAATATTCTAGGTCAAGACACCGCTATGATACGAGAAGTTTTATTATGGTTGATCATCGGGAAAAGTGA